In Vicinamibacteria bacterium, a genomic segment contains:
- a CDS encoding type II toxin-antitoxin system PemK/MazF family toxin: MKVERGRLYLADLRSRRGTEAGKLRPVLVIQTDLLNDVGHPSTWVLPCTTRLTGENLLRVSIPRGMAGNRQDCEIMIDQSRAIDNRRFVRKLRPLPPAILREVQEKLCRLGDLAG, translated from the coding sequence GTGAAAGTTGAGCGAGGAAGGCTCTACCTTGCCGATCTGAGGTCGAGGAGGGGAACGGAAGCTGGAAAGTTGAGGCCTGTACTCGTCATCCAAACCGATTTGCTGAACGACGTGGGGCATCCGTCCACCTGGGTGCTGCCCTGTACGACGCGTCTCACCGGTGAGAATCTCCTCCGTGTATCTATTCCCCGAGGAATGGCCGGGAACCGTCAAGACTGCGAGATTATGATCGACCAGAGTCGCGCCATCGACAATCGACGATTCGTCCGAAAGCTCCGGCCGTTGCCGCCGGCGATCCTGCGAGAGGTGCAAGAGAAGCTATGCCGTTTGGGGGATCTGGCAGGCTGA
- a CDS encoding homocysteine S-methyltransferase family protein, whose amino-acid sequence MNLLEALKRGVLLSDGAMGTELQRAGLPPGGCGEAWNLDAPEKVLAIQRAYVAAGSDILITNSFGGSRIMLERHDEGRRVRDINRAAAEIARDAFNGQKGFVLGDIGPFGGLMEPYGEVPAARVEDAFAEQAEALVSAGVDAIIIETQTSLEELGIAIEAAKAAGAPCVIGSMAFDKMQDEDEVRTMMGTSPEQAAAFMAEAGADLVALNCGTGVDMKFAADTARRYRSTCTLPIMVQPNAGLPVLENLQVVYNETPDEMARGLPAVLEAGAGIVGGCCGSTPAHIAKLREVLDGQGRARP is encoded by the coding sequence GTGAATCTGCTGGAAGCGCTGAAACGCGGCGTGCTCCTGAGCGACGGAGCGATGGGAACGGAGCTGCAGCGCGCGGGGCTTCCTCCGGGAGGGTGCGGTGAAGCGTGGAACCTCGACGCACCCGAGAAAGTGCTGGCGATCCAGAGGGCCTATGTCGCGGCGGGGTCGGACATTCTCATCACCAACAGCTTCGGCGGCTCGCGCATCATGCTCGAGCGCCACGACGAGGGCCGTCGGGTCCGCGACATCAACCGCGCCGCGGCCGAGATCGCGCGCGATGCCTTCAACGGCCAAAAAGGGTTCGTGCTCGGCGACATCGGCCCTTTCGGCGGGCTGATGGAGCCCTACGGTGAGGTTCCCGCGGCACGGGTCGAGGACGCTTTCGCGGAGCAGGCAGAAGCCCTCGTCTCAGCCGGCGTCGATGCGATCATCATCGAGACTCAGACGTCACTCGAAGAGCTGGGAATCGCCATCGAGGCGGCGAAGGCCGCGGGTGCGCCCTGCGTCATCGGCTCGATGGCCTTCGACAAGATGCAGGACGAGGACGAAGTGCGGACGATGATGGGAACGAGTCCCGAGCAGGCGGCGGCCTTTATGGCGGAGGCCGGCGCCGACCTCGTCGCGCTCAACTGCGGCACCGGGGTCGATATGAAGTTCGCCGCGGACACGGCGCGACGCTATCGGTCCACTTGCACGCTTCCGATCATGGTGCAGCCGAACGCGGGTCTCCCCGTGCTCGAGAACCTGCAGGTCGTGTACAACGAGACCCCGGACGAGATGGCACGAGGACTTCCCGCGGTCCTCGAGGCGGGGGCGGGCATCGTGGGCGGGTGCTGTGGAAGCACGCCGGCGCATATCGCGAAGCTCCGGGAGGTGTTGGATGGTCAGGGTCGAGCTCGGCCGTGA
- a CDS encoding ASKHA domain-containing protein, protein MKKLFVNDREAPVSGTLFECAESVDVRVPTSCVKQGKCRECLLEIEEGEELLSARTAEEAHLGASFRLACRTRLVGDGIVRCHTMRRGSLKIVDQSEGLPWSEGPPEPRDGYGIALDVGTTTVALRLFDLASGVQVASQSFENPQRFGGSDIMARIHYDTQHRGRLLKRTLVGYLNHAIEALPVDPDRIVDVVVAANTTMRDLFFGLDVHSIGQKPYWSITERELREKKRDSTALGMPARKLGLHVHPKAVVYGLPLIGSHVGGDAAACLWASRLTDSEAVSLVMDVGTNTEIVMGNRDRVVAASCPAGPAFEGGGVLCGMPALDGAIERVSIEEDGSLDVIVIGGGPPRGLCGSGLVDLLSELRRAGRMNAQGRFAGESEPFRVYDGIVFTEADVNELAQAKGANVAGLAIVADVYGIRLEDIDKLYLAGGFARHLDLDAARRIGFLPELPDERIVRVGNAALDGASMILRSPSQRRELEEAVRRVEHIELETHPRFFDYFVEGCQFQPVASEVYT, encoded by the coding sequence ATGAAGAAGCTCTTCGTGAACGACCGTGAGGCACCGGTGAGCGGCACGCTATTCGAGTGCGCCGAGTCGGTCGACGTGCGCGTTCCCACGTCCTGCGTCAAGCAGGGGAAATGCCGTGAGTGTCTTCTCGAGATCGAAGAGGGCGAGGAGCTACTCTCGGCGCGCACAGCGGAAGAAGCGCACCTCGGCGCCTCGTTTCGTCTCGCATGTCGCACCCGGCTCGTGGGCGACGGCATCGTCCGCTGCCACACGATGCGTCGCGGGTCGTTGAAGATTGTGGACCAAAGCGAGGGACTTCCTTGGAGCGAGGGGCCCCCGGAGCCACGCGACGGCTATGGAATCGCGCTCGACGTGGGTACGACCACGGTCGCCTTGCGTCTTTTCGACCTCGCATCCGGCGTGCAGGTCGCGAGTCAGTCGTTCGAGAACCCCCAGCGGTTCGGGGGCTCGGACATCATGGCGCGCATTCACTACGATACGCAGCATCGGGGTCGTCTCCTCAAGCGAACCCTCGTCGGGTATCTAAATCACGCGATCGAAGCGTTACCCGTTGATCCCGATCGGATCGTCGACGTGGTCGTGGCGGCGAACACGACGATGCGCGATCTCTTCTTTGGTCTCGACGTGCACTCGATCGGGCAAAAACCCTATTGGTCCATCACCGAGCGGGAGCTCAGAGAGAAAAAGCGCGATTCGACGGCGCTCGGCATGCCCGCTCGAAAGCTCGGCCTTCACGTCCATCCGAAGGCCGTCGTCTACGGCCTGCCTCTCATCGGAAGCCACGTCGGGGGCGACGCCGCGGCCTGCCTTTGGGCCAGTCGGCTGACGGACTCGGAGGCGGTCTCTCTCGTCATGGACGTCGGCACGAACACGGAGATCGTGATGGGGAATCGCGACCGCGTCGTTGCCGCGTCCTGTCCTGCGGGCCCGGCCTTCGAGGGAGGAGGCGTTTTGTGCGGGATGCCTGCGCTCGACGGTGCGATCGAGAGGGTCTCGATCGAAGAAGATGGCTCGCTCGACGTCATCGTCATCGGCGGTGGCCCGCCCCGTGGCCTCTGCGGCTCCGGGCTCGTGGACCTGCTGAGCGAGCTCCGCCGCGCGGGAAGGATGAACGCTCAGGGTCGTTTCGCCGGAGAGAGCGAGCCGTTTCGAGTGTATGACGGGATCGTCTTCACCGAGGCCGATGTCAACGAGCTCGCGCAAGCGAAAGGCGCAAACGTGGCGGGCCTCGCGATCGTGGCGGACGTGTACGGCATCCGGCTCGAGGACATCGACAAGCTCTACCTCGCCGGTGGTTTCGCCCGGCACCTCGATCTCGATGCGGCGCGTCGTATCGGCTTTCTGCCCGAGCTGCCGGACGAGAGGATCGTCCGTGTGGGAAACGCCGCACTGGACGGAGCCTCGATGATTCTGCGCTCGCCCAGCCAGAGACGGGAGCTCGAAGAGGCGGTGAGGCGGGTCGAGCACATCGAGCTCGAGACGCACCCGCGTTTTTTCGACTACTTCGTCGAGGGCTGTCAATTTCAGCCCGTTGCCTCCGAGGTATACACGTGA
- a CDS encoding cobalamin-dependent protein (Presence of a B(12) (cobalamin)-binding domain implies dependence on cobalamin itself, in one of its several forms, or in some unusual lineages, dependence on a cobalamin-like analog.): MPDYAVMNQLLFEGKHKEVKALTEQALAEGRPVDEVLEDGLIAGMRVVGEDFKHNRIFVPEVLLAARAMKAGMEVLKPLLTERKDDRSETIVMGTVKGDLHDIGKNLVGMMAEGAGFTIVDLGTDTSADEFIQAVRDNHAAILGMSALLTTTMIYMKTVVDAVREKGVDVKIAVGGAPVTEKFASEIGADGYAADAASAVQLFKKLVGARKAAMR; encoded by the coding sequence ATGCCCGACTACGCGGTGATGAACCAGCTCCTCTTCGAGGGGAAGCACAAGGAAGTCAAGGCCCTGACCGAGCAAGCCCTGGCGGAGGGACGTCCCGTCGACGAGGTTCTGGAAGACGGGCTCATCGCCGGGATGCGCGTCGTGGGGGAGGACTTCAAGCACAACCGCATCTTCGTTCCCGAGGTGCTTCTCGCCGCGCGGGCGATGAAGGCGGGGATGGAGGTTCTGAAACCCCTTCTGACGGAGCGCAAGGACGATCGGTCGGAGACGATCGTGATGGGCACGGTCAAAGGCGATCTCCACGATATCGGAAAGAACCTCGTCGGGATGATGGCTGAAGGAGCCGGGTTCACCATCGTGGATCTGGGAACCGACACGAGCGCGGACGAGTTCATCCAGGCGGTCCGCGACAACCATGCGGCGATACTCGGCATGAGCGCTCTCCTGACGACGACGATGATCTACATGAAGACCGTGGTGGATGCCGTGCGCGAGAAAGGGGTCGACGTCAAGATCGCAGTCGGCGGCGCTCCGGTGACCGAGAAGTTCGCTTCGGAGATCGGTGCCGATGGCTATGCGGCGGATGCTGCGAGCGCGGTGCAGCTGTTCAAGAAGCTCGTCGGCGCCCGCAAGGCGGCCATGCGATGA